From Draconibacterium halophilum, one genomic window encodes:
- a CDS encoding polyprenol monophosphomannose synthase has translation MSKNLVIIPTYNEKENVEKMIRKVFSLEKPFHLLIVEDNSPDGTADIVKRLMKEFPDKLHILERKGKLGLGTAYIAGFNWALERDYEAVCEMDCDFSHNPDDLLKLFGAIENGADVAVGSRYITGINVVNWPLGRVLMSYFASMYVRIVTGMDVRDTTAGFVCWKREVLETIDLDKIKLIGYGFQIEMKFTAHKFGFTIKEVSIVFTDRQEGTSKMSGGIFNEALWGVLKMKLNSFTRKYERND, from the coding sequence GTGTCAAAGAATTTAGTAATCATTCCAACCTATAACGAAAAGGAAAACGTTGAAAAGATGATCCGCAAGGTCTTCTCATTAGAAAAGCCTTTTCATTTGCTGATTGTAGAAGATAACTCGCCTGATGGAACGGCTGACATTGTAAAACGACTGATGAAGGAATTTCCTGACAAACTCCACATTCTGGAACGTAAGGGGAAACTTGGTTTGGGAACTGCTTACATTGCCGGTTTTAATTGGGCACTGGAAAGAGATTACGAAGCTGTTTGCGAAATGGACTGCGACTTTTCGCATAATCCCGACGATTTACTTAAGCTTTTTGGAGCTATTGAAAATGGTGCTGATGTTGCTGTTGGCTCGCGTTACATTACCGGAATTAATGTGGTAAACTGGCCGCTCGGTCGTGTGCTGATGTCGTATTTTGCATCGATGTACGTACGTATAGTTACCGGAATGGATGTGCGCGATACAACCGCCGGTTTTGTTTGCTGGAAGAGAGAAGTTCTGGAAACCATCGACCTCGATAAAATTAAACTAATCGGTTACGGATTCCAGATTGAGATGAAATTTACTGCACACAAATTTGGGTTTACGATTAAGGAGGTATCAATTGTATTTACCGACCGCCAGGAAGGAACCTCGAAAATGAGTGGTGGTATTTTTAATGAAGCACTTTGGGGCGTATTGAAAATGAAATTAAACAGCTTTACTCGAAAATACGAACGAAACGATTAA
- a CDS encoding dihydroorotase, with the protein MKTLIKDATIVNEGLKFKGSVLIDGEKIEKVFPHVVPADFDVSATEVIDATGLLLIPGVIDDQVHFREPGLTHKGEIATESKAAAAGGVTTYMEMPNTNPQAVTQEELQKKFDRAAEVSAVNYSFYMGATNTNLNEVLKTDPSKVCGIKVFMGSSTGNMLVDDDKTLSDIFKNAPTLVATHCEDEATIKANTEIARQRYGENVPISRHCHIRSDEACYKSSSKAVELASKFDTRLHILHLTSAKEMSLFSPGKVSDKTITAEVCVHHLWFDERDYIDYGTRIKWNPSVKCVKDKEALWEALLADKIDVIATDHAPHTLEEKNNSYFKAPSGGPLVQHSLVAMLELSKKGFISIEKVIEKMCHAPADLFRVNKRGYIREGYFADLVLVDPTKNWIVAPENILYKCGWAPFERTEFSNKVVSTFVNGLKVYDKDKVVHPNYGQAISFNP; encoded by the coding sequence ATGAAAACATTAATTAAAGACGCAACAATAGTAAACGAGGGATTAAAATTTAAAGGAAGTGTTTTAATTGATGGTGAAAAAATAGAGAAAGTCTTTCCCCACGTTGTTCCCGCCGATTTTGATGTAAGTGCAACAGAAGTAATCGATGCCACAGGTTTACTTTTAATACCCGGAGTAATCGACGACCAGGTGCATTTTCGCGAACCGGGCTTAACCCACAAAGGCGAAATTGCTACCGAGAGTAAAGCTGCTGCTGCAGGTGGTGTTACTACTTACATGGAAATGCCTAACACCAATCCTCAAGCCGTCACTCAGGAAGAATTGCAAAAAAAATTCGACCGGGCCGCAGAAGTTTCGGCGGTAAATTATTCGTTTTACATGGGCGCCACAAATACCAACCTCAACGAGGTGCTGAAAACTGATCCTTCAAAAGTTTGTGGCATAAAAGTTTTCATGGGATCATCAACCGGAAATATGCTGGTTGACGACGACAAGACACTATCTGATATTTTCAAAAATGCACCAACTTTGGTTGCTACCCACTGCGAAGACGAAGCGACTATAAAGGCAAATACCGAAATTGCCCGCCAGCGTTATGGCGAAAACGTTCCAATTTCGCGCCACTGCCACATTCGCAGCGACGAGGCTTGTTATAAATCATCGTCGAAAGCGGTGGAACTGGCCTCGAAATTTGATACACGTTTGCATATTCTGCACCTTACTTCAGCAAAAGAGATGAGCCTTTTTTCGCCGGGCAAGGTTAGCGATAAAACAATTACAGCCGAAGTTTGTGTCCATCACCTGTGGTTCGACGAGCGCGACTACATCGATTATGGAACACGCATAAAATGGAATCCGTCGGTAAAATGTGTGAAAGATAAAGAAGCACTTTGGGAAGCATTGCTTGCCGACAAAATTGATGTAATTGCCACCGACCATGCACCACATACCTTAGAGGAAAAAAATAACTCGTACTTTAAAGCTCCGTCGGGCGGACCGCTGGTACAGCACTCGCTGGTTGCCATGTTGGAACTGAGTAAAAAAGGATTTATTTCGATAGAAAAGGTAATTGAAAAAATGTGCCATGCTCCGGCCGATTTATTCCGTGTAAACAAACGTGGTTACATTCGCGAAGGTTATTTTGCCGATCTGGTTCTGGTGGATCCGACTAAAAACTGGATTGTTGCACCCGAGAATATTCTATACAAGTGCGGATGGGCACCATTCGAGCGAACTGAGTTTTCAAACAAGGTGGTAAGCACTTTTGTAAATGGTCTTAAGGTATACGACAAGGACAAAGTTGTTCATCCAAATTACGGACAAGCCATTTCGTTTAATCCATAA